Proteins encoded within one genomic window of Odocoileus virginianus isolate 20LAN1187 ecotype Illinois chromosome 2, Ovbor_1.2, whole genome shotgun sequence:
- the FAM163B gene encoding protein FAM163B — MTAGTVVITGGILATVILLCIIAVLCYCRLQYYCCKKDESEEDEEEPDFAVHAHLPPLHSNRNLVLSNGPALYPAASTSFSQRSPQARALCRSCSRSEPPAFFLQEPEDEGVSNGGERVAYRSISQEDVGPPPGAFGGLQALNPNRLSAMREAFSRSRSVSTDV, encoded by the exons ATGACAGCCGGGACAGTGGTCATCACCGGGGGCATCTTGGCGACTGTGATTCTGCTCTGCATCATCGCGGTTCTGTGCTACTGCCGGCTCCAG TACTACTGCTGCAAGAAGGACGAGTCGGAGGAGGACGAAGAGGAGCCGGACTTCGCGGTGCACGCACACCTGCCCCCGCTGCACTCCAACCGCAACCTGGTGCTGAGCAACGGGCCAGCGCTCTACCCGGCCGCCTCCACCTCCTTCAGCCAGAGGTCCCCGCAGGCCCGCGCCCTCTGCCGAAGCTGCTCCCGCTCCGAGCCGCCCGCCTTCTTCCTGCAGGAGCCGGAGGACGAGGGCGTCAGCAACGGGGGGGAGCGCGTGGCCTACAGGAGCATCAGCCAGGAGGACGTGGGGCCGCCGCCCGGGGCCTTCGGGGGGCTGCAGGCGCTCAACCCCAACCGCCTGTCGGCCATGCGGGAGGCCTTCTCCCGCAGCCGCAGCGTCAGCACTGACGTCTGA